Proteins encoded in a region of the Marmota flaviventris isolate mMarFla1 chromosome 3, mMarFla1.hap1, whole genome shotgun sequence genome:
- the Mgat3 gene encoding beta-1,4-mannosyl-glycoprotein 4-beta-N-acetylglucosaminyltransferase, with the protein MKMRRYKLFFMFCMAGLCLISFLHFFKTLSYVTFPRELASLSPNLVSSFFWNNAPVTPQASPEPGGPDLLRTPLYSHSPLLQPLSPSKATEELHRVDFVLPEDTTEYFVRTKAGGVCFKPGTKMLDKPPSGRPEEKPEGAYGPSTRGPRRPPRHTLTARERASRQGARRKWVECVCLPGWHGPSCGVPTVVQYSNLPTKERLVPREVPRRVINAININHEFDLLDVRFHELGDVVDAFVVCESNFTAYGEPRPLKFREMLTNGTFEYIRHKVLYVFLDHFPPGGRQDGWIADDYLRTFLTQDGVSRLRNLRPDDVFIIDDADEIPARDGVLFLKLYDGWTEPFAFHMRKSLYGFFWKQPGTLEVVSGCTVDMLQAVYGLDGIRLRRRQYYTMPNFRQYENRTGHILVQWSLGSPLHFAGWHCSWCFTPEGIYFKLVSAQNGDFPRWGDYEDKRDLNYIRSLIRTGGWFDGTQQEYPPADPSEHMYAPKYLLKNYDQFRYLLDNPYQEPKSTEEGARSKGPREGRPAGARGQSDVVEG; encoded by the coding sequence ATGAAGATGAGACGCTACAAGCTCTTTTTCATGTTCTGTATGGCCGGCCTGTGCCTCATCTCCTTCTTGCACTTCTTTAAGACCCTGTCCTATGTCACCTTTCCCCGAGAACTGGCCTCTCTCAGCCCTAACCTCGTGTCCAGCTTCTTCTGGAACAATGCCCCCGTTACACCTCAGGCCAGCCCTGAGCCAGGTGGCCCGGACCTGCTGCGAACCCCACTCTACTCCCACTCGCCTCTGCTCCAGCCTTTGTCCCCCAGCAAGGCCACCGAGGAACTCCACCGGGTGGACTTTGTGCTGCCTGAGGACACCACCGAGTATTTTGTGCGCACCAAAGCGGGGGGCGTGTGCTTTAAGCCAGGGACCAAAATGCTGGATAAGCCACCCTCAGGGCGGCCCGAGGAGAAGCCCGAGGGGGCGTACGGCCCCTCCACCCGGGGCCCGCGGCGCCCTCCCCGGCACACGCTGACGGCCCGGGAGCGCGCGAGCAGGCAGGGCGCGCGGCGCAAGTGGGTGGAGTGCGTGTGCCTGCCCGGCTGGCACGGGCCCAGCTGCGGGGTGCCCACGGTGGTGCAGTACTCCAACCTGCCCACCAAGGAGCGGCTGGTGCCCAGGGAGGTGCCGCGGCGCGTCATCAACGCCATCAACATCAACCACGAGTTCGACCTGCTGGACGTGCGCTTCCACGAGCTGGGCGACGTGGTGGACGCCTTCGTGGTGTGCGAGTCCAACTTCACGGCCTACGGGGAGCCGCGGCCGCTCAAGTTCCGCGAGATGCTGACCAACGGCACCTTCGAGTACATCCGCCACAAGGTGCTCTACGTCTTCCTGGACCACTTCCCGCCCGGCGGCCGGCAGGACGGCTGGATCGCCGACGACTACCTGCGCACCTTCCTCACGCAGGACGGCGTCTCGCGCCTGCGCAACCTGCGGCCCGACGACGTCTTCATCATCGACGACGCCGACGAGATCCCGGCGCGCGACGGCGTCCTCTTCCTCAAGCTCTACGACGGCTGGACGGAGCCCTTCGCCTTCCACATGCGCAAGTCGCTCTACGGCTTCTTCTGGAAGCAGCCGGGCACCCTGGAGGTGGTGTCGGGCTGCACGGTGGACATGCTGCAGGCCGTGTACGGGCTGGACGGCATCCGCCTGCGCCGCCGCCAGTACTACACCATGCCCAACTTCCGCCAGTACGAGAACCGCACCGGCCACATCCTGGTGCAGTGGTCGCTGGGCAGCCCCCTGCACTTCGCCGGCTGGCACTGCTCCTGGTGCTTCACGCCCGAGGGCATCTACTTCAAGCTCGTGTCCGCCCAGAACGGCGACTTCCCCCGCTGGGGTGACTACGAGGACAAGCGGGACCTCAATTACATCCGGAGCTTGATCCGCACCGGCGGCTGGTTTGACGGCACGCAGCAGGAGTACCCGCCCGCCGACCCCAGCGAGCACATGTATGCCCCCAAGTACCTGCTCAAGAACTACGACCAGTTCCGCTACCTGCTCGACAACCCCTACCAGGAGCCCAAGAGCACGGAGGAAGGCGCGCGGAGCAAGGGCCCCCGCGAGGGAAGGCCAGCGGGCGCCAGGGGCCAATCGGACGTGGTGGAAGGCTAG